The proteins below come from a single Hydrotalea sp. genomic window:
- a CDS encoding gamma-glutamyltransferase encodes MRKNRFRLSPSSIFAQVVSIVMCLLLVGCGPNEFGILWQPSGTGNVMVGTRDGNHYFISADEPYATLIGNKTFLERGNAVDAAVATAIAMTATQPLSASLGAGGACQGLLPNVDGDLTPFAVSFAGDNPSSSMASVLYQIQIKHGRLPWEKMVAPAEKLIRLGFTDNAATKLQTANPFWQRDTNGVVTMPELAESFSTLRLRPLTFIFGVKDGTMNPAYQSSGLGYNQKMTTAQALRTVQMTPLANLKMQKFNNGAAVALIKNQNMTGYARQWVNYLVALNGYANGDVKVKPKQPGRAGTAMMESSVMAVDESGRALSCHFAVQDSADTTPVKVGNLGFFAPLDGLKSIAARGFFILDAGGTPFGLVSLGQSARGVVCQKNMANNFFDNGTCRWVRSDTDSALTIMGVR; translated from the coding sequence ATGAGAAAAAATCGTTTCCGGCTGTCGCCTTCGTCCATTTTTGCCCAGGTGGTATCCATTGTGATGTGCCTTTTGCTGGTGGGTTGCGGCCCCAATGAATTTGGCATTTTGTGGCAACCGTCGGGCACCGGCAATGTGATGGTTGGCACGCGCGATGGCAACCATTATTTTATCAGCGCGGATGAACCCTACGCCACCCTTATCGGTAACAAGACTTTTTTAGAACGTGGCAATGCGGTTGATGCCGCGGTGGCCACCGCCATTGCCATGACCGCCACCCAACCATTAAGCGCGAGTTTGGGCGCGGGCGGTGCTTGCCAGGGGTTATTGCCGAATGTCGATGGCGACCTGACGCCATTTGCGGTTTCTTTTGCTGGCGACAACCCATCGAGTTCGATGGCATCGGTGCTATACCAAATTCAAATTAAGCATGGTCGTTTGCCGTGGGAAAAAATGGTGGCACCGGCCGAAAAATTAATCCGCCTTGGTTTTACCGACAATGCGGCGACCAAATTACAAACCGCCAATCCATTTTGGCAACGCGACACCAATGGCGTTGTTACCATGCCCGAATTGGCGGAAAGTTTTTCGACTCTGCGCCTGCGGCCGTTGACATTTATTTTTGGTGTTAAGGATGGCACGATGAATCCAGCATACCAATCGTCTGGGCTGGGGTATAATCAAAAAATGACCACCGCCCAGGCGTTGCGCACCGTGCAGATGACGCCGCTGGCCAATTTAAAAATGCAAAAATTTAATAATGGCGCGGCGGTTGCGTTGATAAAAAACCAAAACATGACTGGTTACGCGCGGCAATGGGTGAATTATTTGGTGGCGTTGAATGGTTACGCCAATGGCGATGTTAAGGTGAAACCGAAGCAACCCGGCCGCGCCGGCACGGCGATGATGGAAAGTTCGGTGATGGCGGTTGATGAATCGGGCCGCGCATTGTCGTGCCATTTTGCGGTGCAGGATTCGGCCGACACGACGCCGGTTAAGGTTGGCAATTTGGGATTTTTTGCACCGCTCGACGGGTTGAAATCCATCGCGGCGCGCGGGTTTTTTATACTTGACGCGGGCGGCACGCCATTTGGTTTGGTCAGTTTGGGGCAATCGGCGCGCGGCGTGGTATGCCAAAAAAACATGGCCAACAATTTCTTTGACAACGGCACCTGCCGTTGGGTGCGCAGCGACACCGACAGCGCCCTGACGATTATGGGGGTGAGGTAA